The Manihot esculenta cultivar AM560-2 chromosome 1, M.esculenta_v8, whole genome shotgun sequence genome has a window encoding:
- the LOC110615239 gene encoding mechanosensitive ion channel protein 1, mitochondrial, producing the protein MAGVRLSMLKSVYSSVKPISKLQPFNPFTDSTRCTNQSLIRSLYAFVNQDCSKEESKLAQNFANAHTKIPSYDTSVVSHCFKANSIFLGTSSPNSLFGRTVPHISASSMLSYRSFSSSDGKINKPGSVEVSAASSGNNDVGNGGDVGIDWIEKVRDSWQSAVDAGTSTVQKTKEVYDEMVPYSQQLLDSHPYLKEVIVPVGYTSVGTVLAWVVMPRLLRMFHKYAMQTPASLLSKSLSREPVPYEKSFWGALEDPVRYLITFMAFLKIGMMVAPTIASQYMAQGWRGAIVLSFVWFLYRWKTNVFSRALGAQSLSLVDKERMLTLDKVSSIGLFVIGLMALAEASGVAVQSILTVGGIGGVATAFAARDVLGNVLSGLSMQFSKPFSLGDTIKAGSIEGQVVEMGLTTTMLLNVEKFPVLVPNSLFSSQVIVNKSRAQWRSMTVKLPVKIDDLENIPQISNEIASMLKSNPKVFLEKEAPYCFLSRVESSFAELTIGCNLRHMSKNELYSAEQDILLQSVRILKEHGARLGSTWQDVTTQ; encoded by the exons ATGGCTGGAGTTAGGCTTTCAATGCTCAAATCAGTTTATAGTTCGGTTAAACCTATTTCAAAGCTGCAGCCATTTAACCCGTTTACGGATTCTACAAGATGCACTAATCAAAGTCTTATAAGATCGTTATATGCTTTTGTAAATCAAGATTGCTCTAAAGAAGAATCCAAACTCGCTCAGAATTTTGCAAATGCTCATACTAAAATTCCGAGTTATGATACTTCGGTTGTTAGCCATTGTTTCAAAGCTAATTCCATATTCTTAGGCACTTCATCACCAAATTCGTTATTTGGGCGTACTGTTCCTCATATTTCAGCAAGCTCCATGTTGAGCTATCGATCATTTTCATCTTCTGATGGCAAAATCAACAAGCCTGGGTCAGTTGAAGTGTCTGCTGCTTCTAGTGGGAATAATGATGTTGGTAACGGTGGTGATGTTGGAATTGACTGGATTGAGAAGGTTAGAGACTCTTGGCAAAGTGCAGTTGATGCAGGGACTTCTACTGTGCAGAAGACTAAAGAAGTCTACGATGAGATGGTCCCTTATAGCCAGCAGTTACTTGATTCACACCCTTATCTTAAAGAGGTGATTGTTCCCGTTGGTTACACTTCTGTTGGTACCGTGTTGGCATGGGTAGTAATGCCTAGGCTTTTGAGGATGTTTCACAAGTATGCTATGCAAACTCCTGCTTCTTTACTATCTAAAAGTCTTTCTAGGGAGCCAGTTCCATATGAGAAAAGCTTTTGGGGTGCTTTAGAGGATCCTGTGCGGTATCTGATCACCTTTATGgcatttttaaaaat TGGCATGATGGTGGCACCAACTATAGCTTCTCAGTACATGGCACAGGGATGGAGGGGCGCAATTGTCCTTTCTTTTGTATGGTTTCTGTATCGGTGGAAGACAAATGTGTTTAGCCGTGCATTGGGTGCTCAAAGTCTATCATTGGTTGATAAGGAAAGGATGTTAACACTTGACAAAGTTTCTTCTATTGGTCTTTTTGTTATTGGGTTAATGGCTTTAGCTGAGGCGAGTGGAGTGGCTGTGCAATCTATTTTAACTGTGGGTGGTATAGGAG GAGTGGCCACTGCTTTTGCTGCTAGAGACGTCCTTGGGAATGTGCTCAGTGGGTTATCTATGCAGTTTTCAAAACCCTTTTCACTTGGAGATACAATAAAA GCTGGATCTATAGAAGGACAGGTGGTGGAAATGGGACTTACTACCACAATGTTACTCAATGTTGAGAAATTTCCTGTCTTAGTTCCAAATTCGTTGTTTTCTAGTCAG GTAATTGTGAATAAATCTCGTGCACAGTGGCGCTCTATGACCGTTAAACTTCCTGTGAAAATTGATGATTTGGAAAATATACCTCAGATATCAAATGAAATAGCAAGCATGCTAAAGTCGAACCCAAAAGTTTTCTTGGAAAAGGAGGCCCCATACTGTTTCTTGTCTAGAGTAGAAAGCTCTTTTGCAGAATTGACTATTGGATGCAATCTTAGACACATG AGCAAAAATGAATTGTACTCCGCCGAACAAGACATTCTTTTGCAGTCAGTCCGGATACTAAAGGAACATGGTGCTAGATTGGGTAGTACCTGGCAGGATGTAACCACTCAGTGA
- the LOC110611032 gene encoding uncharacterized protein LOC110611032: MKTSNTTLSKLIFGLLILIAVPYLFYSINSLNILRTPSNPFPFPLSLPVTLSVPLQIASLNVSLTSESLLENPKILQENTTLRHIVFGIGASSKLWDHRKNYIKLWWRPDEMRGIVWLDEPVKKDPDEENLLPPTMISSDTSKFPYKNTKGHRSAIRISRIISETLKLGMKDVRWFVMGDDDTVFVADNLVRVLSKYDHNQYYYIGSSSESHLQNIYFSYAMAYGGGGFAISYPLAKELARMQDRCIERYPELYGSDDRIQACMAELGVPLTKEPGFHQFDVYGNLYGLLAAHPIAPLISLHHLDLVEPIFPDMDRVKALEKLKAPMELDSAAFMQQSICYDEKRRWTVSVSWGYTVQIYRGIISPREIEKPIRTFLNWYVKAGYKAFAFNTRSLNKNSCQRPFIYCLVDANDNKNRTSTRSLYTRHQVPNPPCRWKNPDPSQIIKVEVYKRPDPFFWNKAPRRNCCRILPSKTNTTLMIDVGECKKDELIETR, from the exons ATGAAAACTTCAAACACTACCCTTTCAAAGTTAATCTTCGGGCTTCTCATTTTAATCGCTGTCCCCTATTTGTTTTACTCCATAAACTCACTAAATATCTTGCGTACTCCATCAAACCCATTTCCTTTCCCTCTTAGCCTACCAGTAACTCTATCTGTGCCTCTGCAAATAGCTAGCCTAAATGTCTCATTAACTTCTGAGTCTCTCCTAGAAAACCCTAAAATCTTGCAGGAGAACACAACTCTCCGTCATATAGTTTTTGGAATTGGAGCCTCTTCCAAACTATGGGATCATAGAAAAAACTACATCAAGTTATGGTGGAGACCTGATGAAATGCGAGGCATAGTTTGGTTAGATGAGCCAGTAAAGAAAGATCCAGATGAAGAAAATCTATTGCCACCAACAATGATTTCGAGCGATACATCAAAATTCCCTTACAAAAACACAAAAGGTCACCGGTCGGCGATAAGGATATCGAGAATAATATCTGAGACTCTGAAACTAGGAATGAAGGATGTGAGGTGGTTTGTGATGGGAGATGATGATACAGTGTTTGTTGCAGATAATTTGGTGAGAGTTTTATCTAAGTACGATCATAATCAGTATTATTATATAGGGAGTTCATCGGAGAGCCACTTGCAGAACATATACTTTTCTTATGCAATGGCTTATGGAGGTGGTGGATTTGCTATAAGTTACCCATTGGCGAAAGAGCTTGCGAGGATGCAAGATAGATGCATAGAGAGATATCCAGAATTATACGGTTCAGATGATCGAATTCAGGCTTGCATGGCGGAGCTTGGAGTTCCTCTTACCAAGGAACCAGGGTTTCACCAG TTTGATGTGTATGGCAATTTATACGGGCTTTTGGCGGCACATCCAATTGCACCGTTAATTTCTTTACACCATCTAGATCTGGTGGAGCCCATATTTCCTGATATGGACCGAGTCAAAGCTCTAGAAAAACTTAAAGCTCCAATGGAATTGGATTCAGCCGCGTTCATGCAACAATCTATTTGTTATGATGAAAAACGGCGGTGGACTGTGTCCGTATCTTGGGGCTATACGGTTCAAATATATCGAGGTATAATTTCACCTCGAGAAATTGAAAAACCAATTAGAACATTTCTAAATTGGTACGTAAAAGCTGGATACAAGGCTTTTGCATTCAATACTCGATCATTGAACAAGAATTCATGCCAAAGGCCATTCATCTACTGTTTGGTTGATGCAAATGACAATAAAAATCGCACAAGCACTAGGAGCTTGTATACGCGCCATCAAGTTCCTAATCCACCATGTAGATGGAAAAATCCTGATCCTTCTCAAATTATTAAAGTGGAGGTTTATAAAAGACCCGATCCCTTCTTTTGGAATAAG GCTCCAAGAAGGAACTGTTGTAGGATTTTACCCAGCAAGACAAATACTACTCTAATGATTGATGTT